In a single window of the Saccharothrix australiensis genome:
- a CDS encoding helix-turn-helix domain-containing protein, which translates to MPEPVGIRLSPFAGALRRAIRERGATLERLAEHLRDQGTPVSAATLSYWQSGRSRPERALSLAALRHVERFLGLRGGELAGLLDAPRPRGRPAHRPPSPAPMSRVWPDARSRRRALHGLRPRDEARLTRLSIVSRLEIGPDRTERRQWNRNILRAEQDGVTSMVLLFWPDAHQPPPTLVPTRNCTIAASNRDEDSGLTAAELRFPRPLARHETIIVEYEIEQGGAVPATNHEQRGRMPTRELLIEVRFDPAALPRRCEQFSDIGGRPLVRPLTWDDSYTVHALGLDVRPGAFGIRWSW; encoded by the coding sequence GTGCCCGAGCCGGTCGGAATCCGCCTGAGCCCGTTCGCCGGTGCGTTGCGCCGCGCGATCCGGGAGCGCGGCGCGACCCTGGAGCGCCTGGCCGAGCACCTGCGGGACCAGGGCACACCGGTCAGCGCCGCGACGCTGAGCTACTGGCAGTCCGGGCGCAGCCGGCCGGAGCGGGCCCTGTCGCTGGCGGCGCTGCGCCACGTGGAGCGGTTCCTCGGGCTGCGCGGCGGCGAGCTGGCCGGCCTGCTGGACGCGCCCCGGCCGAGGGGCCGACCGGCCCACCGCCCGCCGTCGCCCGCCCCGATGTCGCGGGTCTGGCCGGACGCGCGGTCGCGGCGGCGGGCGCTGCACGGGCTCCGCCCGCGCGACGAGGCGCGCCTGACCAGGCTGAGCATCGTGTCGCGGCTGGAGATCGGCCCGGACCGCACCGAGCGGCGCCAGTGGAACCGCAACATCCTCCGCGCCGAGCAGGACGGCGTCACGAGCATGGTGCTGTTGTTCTGGCCGGACGCGCACCAGCCGCCGCCGACGCTGGTGCCGACCCGGAACTGCACGATCGCCGCGTCGAACCGGGACGAGGACTCCGGGCTGACCGCCGCCGAACTCCGCTTCCCGCGCCCGTTGGCGCGGCACGAGACGATCATCGTCGAGTACGAGATCGAGCAGGGCGGCGCGGTGCCCGCGACCAACCACGAGCAGCGCGGGCGGATGCCCACCCGCGAACTGCTGATCGAGGTGCGGTTCGACCCGGCCGCGTTGCCGAGGCGGTGCGAGCAGTTCTCCGACATCGGCGGCAGGCCGCTGGTGCGCCCGCTGACGTGGGACGACTCCTACACCGTGCACGCGCTGGGGCTGGACGTGCGGCCGGGCGCGTTCGGCATCCGCTGGTCGTGGTGA
- a CDS encoding SDR family NAD(P)-dependent oxidoreductase: MRPWDVHHPPRADGRVFLVTGGNAGIGYFVAEQLAATGATVVLGSRDAAKAEAAIASIRAHVPGAHVRHVPLDLADPASVRRSADALGTDRLDAVVHNAGVLVDGPVRRVTPEGHELMFATNHLGHFALTAWLAPLLSATPASRVVTTGSFVGKTARLDLDDLQSARGYRAKAAYARSKLAQMLFGLELDRRVRATGGTTLSVVTHPGGALDSLTPSRPPVHVRTAWQRVRSLPAALLLQGKDAGAWPTVRAVLDPSAEGGRLWGPRVLGLRGAPRLEPVSGPPADQALARRLWAASVDLTGVEPDFTGRSPGSP, encoded by the coding sequence GTGCGGCCTTGGGACGTCCACCACCCGCCGCGCGCCGACGGCCGCGTCTTCCTGGTCACCGGGGGCAACGCGGGCATCGGCTACTTCGTCGCGGAGCAGCTCGCCGCCACCGGCGCCACCGTCGTGCTCGGCAGCCGGGACGCCGCGAAGGCGGAGGCCGCGATCGCCTCGATCCGGGCGCACGTGCCCGGCGCGCACGTGCGCCACGTCCCGCTGGACCTCGCCGACCCGGCGTCGGTCCGCCGCTCGGCGGACGCCCTGGGCACGGACCGGCTCGACGCCGTCGTCCACAACGCGGGCGTCCTGGTCGACGGCCCGGTGCGGCGCGTGACCCCCGAGGGGCACGAGCTGATGTTCGCCACCAACCACCTCGGGCACTTCGCGCTCACGGCGTGGCTCGCGCCCCTGCTGTCCGCCACGCCCGCGAGCCGGGTCGTCACCACCGGGAGCTTCGTCGGGAAGACCGCCCGGCTGGACCTCGACGACCTCCAGAGCGCCCGCGGCTACCGGGCCAAGGCCGCCTACGCGCGGTCGAAGCTGGCGCAGATGCTGTTCGGGCTGGAGCTGGACCGCAGGGTGCGGGCCACCGGCGGCACGACGCTGAGCGTGGTGACCCACCCCGGCGGCGCGCTCGACTCGCTCACCCCGAGCCGCCCGCCGGTGCACGTGCGGACCGCCTGGCAGCGGGTGCGCTCCCTGCCCGCGGCGCTGCTCCTGCAGGGCAAGGACGCCGGCGCGTGGCCCACCGTCCGGGCCGTGCTGGACCCGTCCGCCGAGGGCGGCCGGCTCTGGGGTCCGCGCGTGCTCGGGCTGCGCGGCGCGCCGCGGCTCGAACCCGTCTCCGGACCGCCGGCGGACCAGGCGCTCGCGCGGCGGCTCTGGGCGGCGAGCGTCGACCTCACCGGCGTCGAACCCGACTTCACCGGGCGCTCGCCCGGTTCACCGTGA
- a CDS encoding bifunctional aldolase/short-chain dehydrogenase, translated as MENRWAETHTDPLDACVYGSRLLGGDPDLVLHGGGNTSVKVTTADLTGRPVDVLYVKGSGWDLADIERAGFAPLRLERLRELLTLPSLPDGRMMNELRCALLDASAPDPSVETLLHALLPQPAALHSHADAVITLTNLREPRVAEVFGDRVVVVPYVMPGFALARTCAELFARHADGDTVGVVLMNHGLFTFGEDTEQAYARHVELVGEAEEFLARHRPARAASAAALPPVDPLVLARLRREIADVAGHPVIAGRHTDAATAAFVARPDLADVAGRGPATPDHVIRTKRVPLVGRDVAGYAEDYRRYFAEHARPGLTMLDPAPRVLLDPELGMVTVGRRAKDADIARDIYAHTIGVIERAEALGGYRALPAADLFDVEYWELEQAKLRRGGAPAEFTGEVALVTGAASGIGRACVDALRARGASVVGLDLTPTPSRADYLGLQVDVTDAAAVRAALGRGVERFGGVDVLVACAGVFPGDAPIADLDQETWRRTMSVNVDSVATLLGAAHPLLRLAPRGGRVVVVASKNVPAPGPGAAAYSASKAALTQLARVAALEWAADGIRVNTVHPDAVFDTGLWTDEVLSRRALRYGLDVEAYKRRNLLGAKITSAAVGRLVAELCSDTFACTTGAQVPIDGGNERVV; from the coding sequence ATGGAAAACCGCTGGGCTGAAACGCACACCGACCCGCTCGACGCGTGCGTGTACGGCTCGCGGCTGCTCGGCGGCGACCCGGACCTCGTGCTGCACGGCGGCGGCAACACCTCGGTGAAGGTCACGACCGCCGACCTCACCGGCCGTCCGGTGGACGTCCTGTACGTCAAGGGCAGCGGCTGGGACCTGGCGGACATCGAGCGGGCCGGGTTCGCGCCCCTGCGGCTGGAGCGGCTGCGCGAGCTGCTGACCCTGCCCAGCCTGCCGGACGGCCGGATGATGAACGAGCTGCGGTGCGCCCTGCTGGACGCGAGCGCGCCCGACCCGAGCGTCGAGACCCTGCTGCACGCGCTGCTGCCGCAGCCGGCCGCCCTGCACAGCCACGCCGACGCGGTGATCACCCTGACCAACCTGCGCGAACCGCGCGTCGCGGAGGTGTTCGGCGACCGCGTCGTGGTGGTGCCCTACGTGATGCCGGGTTTCGCGCTGGCCCGCACGTGCGCGGAGCTGTTCGCGCGGCACGCCGACGGCGACACGGTCGGCGTCGTCCTGATGAACCACGGCCTGTTCACCTTCGGCGAGGACACCGAGCAGGCGTACGCCCGGCACGTCGAACTGGTCGGCGAGGCCGAGGAGTTCCTGGCGCGGCACCGGCCGGCGCGGGCGGCGTCGGCCGCCGCGCTGCCGCCGGTCGACCCCCTCGTGCTCGCCCGCCTCCGCAGGGAGATCGCGGACGTCGCGGGACACCCGGTGATCGCCGGCAGGCACACCGACGCCGCCACCGCGGCCTTCGTCGCCCGGCCGGACCTCGCCGACGTGGCCGGCCGGGGCCCGGCGACGCCCGACCACGTGATCCGCACCAAGCGCGTGCCGCTGGTCGGCCGGGACGTCGCCGGCTACGCCGAGGACTACCGCCGCTACTTCGCCGAGCACGCGCGACCGGGCCTGACCATGCTCGACCCCGCGCCGCGCGTCCTGCTCGACCCCGAGCTGGGCATGGTGACGGTGGGCAGGCGCGCCAAGGACGCCGACATCGCCCGCGACATCTACGCGCACACCATCGGCGTCATCGAGCGGGCCGAGGCGTTGGGCGGCTACCGGGCGCTGCCGGCCGCCGACCTGTTCGACGTGGAGTACTGGGAGCTGGAGCAGGCCAAGCTGCGGCGCGGCGGCGCGCCCGCCGAGTTCACCGGCGAGGTCGCGCTGGTCACCGGCGCGGCGTCGGGCATCGGCCGGGCCTGCGTCGACGCCCTGCGCGCCAGGGGCGCGAGCGTGGTCGGGCTCGACCTGACGCCCACCCCCAGCCGCGCGGACTACCTCGGCCTCCAGGTCGACGTCACCGACGCCGCCGCGGTGCGGGCCGCCCTCGGGCGCGGTGTCGAGCGGTTCGGCGGCGTGGACGTGCTGGTCGCCTGCGCCGGGGTGTTCCCCGGTGACGCGCCGATCGCCGACCTGGACCAGGAGACGTGGCGGCGCACCATGTCGGTCAACGTCGACTCGGTCGCGACGCTGCTCGGCGCGGCGCACCCGCTGTTGCGGTTGGCTCCGCGTGGCGGGCGCGTCGTCGTCGTGGCGTCGAAGAACGTGCCCGCGCCGGGACCGGGCGCGGCGGCGTACTCGGCGTCGAAGGCCGCGCTCACCCAGTTGGCGAGGGTCGCCGCGCTGGAGTGGGCGGCCGACGGCATCCGCGTGAACACCGTCCACCCGGACGCGGTCTTCGACACCGGGCTGTGGACCGACGAGGTGCTCAGCCGCCGCGCCCTCCGCTACGGGCTGGACGTCGAGGCGTACAAGCGGCGCAACCTGCTGGGCGCGAAGATCACCAGCGCGGCGGTCGGCCGGCTGGTCGCGGAGCTGTGCTCGGACACCTTCGCGTGCACCACGGGCGCGCAGGTGCCGATCGACGGCGGTAACGAGCGGGTGGTCTGA
- a CDS encoding TetR/AcrR family transcriptional regulator, producing MTDERRAPRSRRERPAKAPLTREGIVAAAIGIMRAEGLGKVTMRRLAQELDTGPASLYVYVRDTAELHAAILDELMGAVEPVTTGGDWRDRVERLLTSYTMTLFEHPGLARSALVSRPSGRHYLDLVDTLLGLLVEGGVPAGQAAWGVDVLLQHATATAAEQATRDGTGRAEAEWDALARALHGASERTHPHVAALAGPLLSGTASARLSWAFRLLLNGIEHTPVPGRPPDDAPGDPVPHDPAAPRGER from the coding sequence ATGACGGACGAGCGAAGAGCACCGCGCAGCCGCCGCGAACGGCCCGCCAAAGCCCCGCTGACCAGGGAGGGCATCGTGGCCGCCGCCATCGGGATCATGCGCGCCGAGGGCCTGGGCAAGGTCACCATGCGTCGGTTGGCGCAGGAGTTGGACACCGGCCCGGCCTCCCTCTACGTCTACGTCCGCGACACCGCCGAGCTGCACGCGGCGATCCTCGACGAGCTGATGGGCGCCGTCGAACCGGTCACGACCGGTGGTGACTGGCGCGACCGCGTGGAACGGCTGCTCACCTCGTACACCATGACGCTCTTCGAGCACCCGGGGCTCGCGCGGTCCGCGCTGGTGTCGCGCCCCAGCGGCAGGCACTACCTCGACCTGGTCGACACCCTGCTCGGCCTCCTGGTCGAGGGCGGCGTCCCGGCCGGGCAGGCGGCCTGGGGCGTGGACGTGCTCCTCCAGCACGCCACGGCCACCGCGGCCGAGCAGGCCACCCGGGACGGCACCGGTCGCGCCGAGGCGGAGTGGGACGCCCTCGCCCGCGCGCTGCACGGCGCGTCGGAGCGGACGCACCCGCACGTCGCGGCGCTGGCCGGCCCGCTGCTGTCCGGCACGGCGTCGGCCAGGTTGTCCTGGGCGTTCCGGTTGCTGCTCAACGGCATCGAGCACACCCCCGTGCCGGGGCGCCCACCCGACGACGCGCCGGGCGACCCGGTCCCGCACGACCCGGCCGCCCCGCGCGGGGAGCGCTGA
- a CDS encoding DEAD/DEAH box helicase — MRFVRLPLDRVLHLVASAEDDQRLREKHRDHPGLPHSVDHVVAELSAARAGVPATVAEPNRWNGGRSLLVHGTAWVARLVVTHSGRGYQVRSIDPLRVRDHHRLARHYLALHPAGWRRVDAVRELGDGADACWPRVEQEWERLVRLLADRATAPALAPRHAEFLDAVERVVDANERIALRAAADERPHPYRAVRPVGEQRHGAHSVYGFAVVGSALPEEGAFVQVKGEQRGQVTRLDGQTAVVRFDEPVDWALLPKTGELVTTTSTVVFKARREAITTLRERRALNPHLLPAIVDAQVRPIGEAADTPTEELDPDQLRAFRRALAVEDLMLVLGPPGTGKTRVISQVANAAAVGDGWSRPPWRVLVTAQSNRAVDNVLPRLSPDLVVVRVGNAGTVTDEGRPYLVDEQARELRGRTLAGVAHNLREFDGLDVAERWAAELADRVAATTAALADVDRASAGVDEARRAVGGPARAAVDALVTASAALDDRLDRARRAVQRNARLRGRPLLGWWCRWRSAALDARVERLAADRRTADDALHRARRHLADTTDHLPEVRRAARLLAEARDRVERARRSASTAAHSARAAVGGAEAPPAIRDTVDPATAVGDLTALVAWLDRRLPLLRARARLLAEWHHEVSGATTQLHPELIRYAHVVAATAVGSASRAELSEVDFDLVVVDEAGQIGTADVLVPLVRARRAVLVGDERQLPPFLDAEVGSWGREAADPRIRDLLAKSALEHLVGRLPEDNVVPLTWQRRMPEVIAEFSSREFYGGRLRTARAHEHRDELFGSPLVFVDTSGLPERRRRERPARQRDHRQAGYHNPAEAVLLSRLAAHYAAAGREWAVIVPYTAQVKAVTSAIVDLIGQESHVRLNVGSVDAFQGGERDVVLYGFTRSNPDGNVGFLSELRRANVAFTRAKAQLVLVGDLATITRSRDAGFRDLARSLRDHVAERGEIRRYDEVLDLIGGR, encoded by the coding sequence GTGCGCTTCGTCCGATTGCCCCTCGACCGGGTGCTGCACCTCGTCGCCTCCGCCGAGGACGACCAGCGGCTGCGCGAGAAGCACCGCGACCACCCCGGCCTGCCGCACAGCGTCGACCACGTCGTGGCCGAGCTGTCCGCCGCCCGCGCGGGGGTGCCCGCGACCGTCGCCGAGCCGAACCGGTGGAACGGCGGGCGCAGCCTCCTGGTGCACGGGACGGCGTGGGTCGCCCGGCTGGTGGTCACCCACTCCGGGCGCGGGTACCAGGTCCGGTCGATCGACCCGCTGCGCGTCCGGGACCACCACCGCCTCGCCCGGCACTACCTGGCGCTGCACCCGGCGGGCTGGCGGCGCGTCGACGCGGTCCGGGAGCTGGGCGACGGCGCCGACGCGTGCTGGCCGAGGGTCGAGCAGGAGTGGGAGCGGCTGGTCCGGCTGCTCGCGGACCGGGCCACCGCGCCGGCGCTCGCGCCGCGCCACGCGGAGTTCCTGGACGCCGTCGAGCGGGTCGTCGACGCCAACGAGCGGATCGCCCTGCGCGCGGCGGCGGACGAGCGGCCCCACCCCTACCGCGCGGTGCGGCCGGTCGGCGAGCAGCGGCACGGCGCGCACTCCGTGTACGGGTTCGCGGTCGTCGGCTCGGCGCTGCCGGAAGAAGGCGCGTTCGTGCAGGTCAAGGGGGAGCAGCGCGGGCAGGTGACCCGCCTGGACGGCCAGACGGCGGTGGTGCGGTTCGACGAGCCGGTCGACTGGGCCCTGCTGCCCAAGACCGGCGAGCTGGTGACGACCACGAGCACCGTGGTGTTCAAGGCGCGGCGGGAGGCCATCACGACGCTGCGGGAGCGCCGCGCGCTCAACCCGCACCTGCTGCCGGCGATCGTGGACGCGCAGGTGCGGCCGATCGGCGAGGCCGCCGACACGCCGACCGAGGAGCTGGACCCGGACCAGCTCCGGGCGTTCCGCCGCGCGCTCGCCGTCGAGGACCTGATGCTGGTGCTCGGACCGCCGGGCACCGGCAAGACGCGCGTGATCAGCCAGGTGGCCAACGCGGCGGCGGTGGGTGACGGGTGGTCCCGCCCGCCGTGGCGGGTGCTGGTGACCGCGCAGTCCAACCGGGCGGTGGACAACGTCCTGCCGCGCCTGTCGCCGGACCTGGTGGTGGTGCGGGTCGGCAACGCGGGCACGGTCACCGACGAGGGCCGCCCCTACCTGGTGGACGAGCAGGCGCGGGAGCTGCGCGGGCGGACCCTCGCGGGCGTGGCGCACAACCTGCGCGAGTTCGACGGCCTGGACGTCGCCGAGCGGTGGGCGGCGGAGCTGGCGGACCGCGTCGCCGCCACCACCGCCGCGCTCGCCGACGTCGACCGGGCGTCGGCGGGCGTGGACGAGGCCCGGCGCGCCGTCGGCGGGCCCGCTCGGGCGGCGGTGGACGCGCTGGTGACCGCGTCGGCGGCCCTCGACGACCGGCTGGACCGCGCGCGCCGCGCGGTCCAGCGGAACGCGCGCCTGCGTGGGCGGCCGCTGCTCGGGTGGTGGTGCCGGTGGCGGTCGGCGGCGCTCGACGCCCGCGTCGAGCGGCTGGCCGCCGACCGGCGGACCGCGGACGACGCGCTCCACCGGGCCCGGCGGCACCTGGCGGACACCACCGACCACCTGCCCGAGGTGCGCCGCGCGGCGCGGCTGCTCGCCGAGGCGCGGGACCGCGTGGAGCGGGCGCGGCGGTCCGCGTCGACCGCCGCGCACTCGGCGCGCGCCGCGGTCGGCGGCGCCGAGGCGCCGCCCGCGATCCGCGACACGGTCGACCCCGCCACCGCCGTCGGCGACCTGACCGCGCTGGTGGCGTGGCTGGACCGGCGGCTGCCGCTGCTGCGCGCGCGGGCGCGGCTGCTCGCGGAGTGGCACCACGAGGTGTCCGGCGCGACGACCCAGCTGCACCCGGAGCTGATCCGCTACGCGCACGTCGTCGCCGCCACGGCGGTCGGCAGCGCGTCCCGCGCCGAGCTGTCCGAAGTGGACTTCGACCTCGTGGTCGTGGACGAGGCCGGGCAGATCGGCACCGCGGACGTGCTGGTGCCGCTGGTGCGCGCCCGGCGCGCCGTCCTGGTGGGCGACGAGCGGCAGCTTCCGCCGTTCCTGGACGCCGAGGTCGGGTCGTGGGGCCGGGAGGCGGCCGATCCCCGCATCCGGGACCTGCTGGCCAAGAGCGCGCTGGAGCACCTCGTCGGCCGGCTGCCCGAGGACAACGTCGTGCCGCTGACGTGGCAGCGGCGGATGCCCGAGGTGATCGCCGAGTTCAGCTCACGCGAGTTCTACGGCGGACGCCTCCGCACCGCCCGCGCGCACGAGCACCGCGACGAGCTGTTCGGCAGCCCGCTGGTGTTCGTCGACACCTCCGGGCTGCCCGAGCGGCGGCGGCGGGAGCGGCCGGCGCGGCAGCGCGACCACCGGCAGGCGGGCTACCACAACCCGGCCGAGGCGGTCCTGCTGAGCCGCCTGGCCGCGCACTACGCCGCCGCCGGCCGCGAGTGGGCGGTCATCGTGCCCTACACGGCCCAGGTGAAGGCGGTGACGAGCGCGATCGTCGACCTCATCGGCCAGGAGTCCCACGTGCGCCTCAACGTGGGTTCGGTCGACGCGTTCCAGGGCGGCGAGCGCGACGTGGTGCTCTACGGCTTCACCCGCAGCAACCCCGACGGCAACGTGGGCTTCCTCAGCGAACTGCGCCGCGCCAACGTGGCCTTCACCCGCGCCAAGGCGCAGCTGGTGCTGGTCGGCGACCTCGCCACGATCACGCGGTCGCGGGACGCCGGGTTCCGGGACCTGGCGCGGTCGCTGCGGGACCACGTCGCGGAGCGCGGCGAGATCAGGCGGTACGACGAGGTCCTCGACCTGATCGGCGGACGATGA
- a CDS encoding HAMP domain-containing sensor histidine kinase, whose translation MRRLTLRWRVAVALGLGSLLVASTLAIATWNLTSGYMLRQREQSGIRQAEVNARLVDESLRTGSHGLDELLTGLSTGPDSTVLLFRPGQVLTSGRQVDAGALPRRLLELGRRGVPAAQRLVVDGIPILAVTLPITSAEGTYVELAPLVQLDRAFRFLSWLLVAGTVASGLLGVALGAWASGQALRPLTALTAAASRIAGGDLRARLPAQTDPDLTSLATTFNATADALEQRVVQDARFAGDVSHELRSPLTTMVNAAAVLRRRRAEITGTAGKALELLTSEVDRFARMVVDLLEISRTDQRADDLALEPIDMVVLVGNVVGARPGPVVPVETGASAPQVLGDRRRLDRVVANLLDNAEHHAGGAVRVAVFSRDGAARLEVDDAGPGVPAELRDRIFDRFDRGARAGSRGGDIGSGLGLALVAQHVQRHGGTVHVEERPGGGARFVVEIPEAER comes from the coding sequence GTGCGCCGGCTGACGCTGCGGTGGCGGGTGGCGGTCGCCCTCGGGCTGGGTTCGCTGCTGGTCGCCAGCACGCTCGCGATCGCGACCTGGAACCTCACCTCCGGCTACATGCTGCGGCAGCGGGAGCAGAGCGGGATACGGCAGGCCGAGGTCAACGCGCGCCTCGTCGACGAGTCCCTGCGCACCGGCTCGCACGGCCTGGACGAGCTGCTGACCGGCCTGTCCACCGGACCGGACTCGACGGTCCTGCTGTTCCGGCCGGGCCAGGTGCTCACCAGCGGGCGGCAGGTGGACGCGGGCGCGCTGCCCCGGCGGCTGCTGGAGCTGGGCAGGCGGGGCGTGCCGGCGGCCCAGCGGCTGGTCGTGGACGGCATCCCGATCCTCGCCGTCACGCTGCCGATCACGTCGGCGGAGGGCACCTACGTGGAACTCGCGCCGCTGGTGCAGCTCGACCGCGCGTTCCGGTTCCTCAGCTGGCTCCTGGTGGCGGGCACGGTGGCCAGCGGCCTGCTCGGCGTCGCGCTGGGCGCCTGGGCGAGCGGGCAGGCGCTGCGCCCGCTCACCGCGCTGACCGCCGCGGCGTCCCGCATCGCGGGCGGCGACCTGCGGGCCCGCCTGCCCGCGCAGACCGACCCGGACCTCACCTCGCTGGCCACCACCTTCAACGCCACGGCGGACGCGCTGGAGCAGCGCGTGGTCCAGGACGCCCGGTTCGCCGGCGACGTCAGCCACGAGCTGCGCTCGCCGCTGACGACGATGGTCAACGCGGCGGCCGTCCTGCGCAGGCGGCGCGCCGAGATCACCGGCACGGCGGGCAAGGCGCTGGAGCTGCTGACGTCGGAGGTGGACCGGTTCGCGCGCATGGTGGTGGACCTGCTGGAGATCTCCCGCACCGACCAGCGGGCCGACGACCTCGCGCTGGAGCCGATCGACATGGTGGTGCTGGTCGGCAACGTCGTCGGCGCGCGGCCCGGACCCGTCGTGCCCGTCGAGACCGGGGCGTCCGCGCCGCAGGTGCTCGGCGACCGCCGCCGCCTGGACCGCGTGGTGGCCAACCTGCTCGACAACGCCGAGCACCACGCGGGCGGCGCGGTGCGGGTGGCCGTGTTCAGCCGGGACGGCGCGGCGCGGCTGGAGGTCGACGACGCCGGTCCGGGCGTGCCCGCCGAGCTGCGCGACCGGATCTTCGACCGGTTCGACCGGGGCGCCCGCGCGGGCAGCCGGGGCGGCGACATCGGCAGCGGCCTCGGGCTCGCCCTGGTGGCCCAGCACGTGCAGCGGCACGGCGGCACGGTGCACGTCGAGGAGCGGCCCGGCGGCGGGGCGAGGTTCGTCGTCGAGATCCCGGAGGCGGAGCGGTGA
- a CDS encoding serine hydrolase, whose product MLLHTILSITLATGPSVAPATPGIPAAQLRSQELLQVAFTADQDDDAGEPWRYSNTNYVVAGLLIEKLTGRLIGYLTFALTDGRGRSMVLSLNPYEQDPPTAAIVPLGVAAFCR is encoded by the coding sequence ATGCTGTTGCACACGATCCTGTCCATCACCCTCGCCACCGGTCCGAGCGTCGCGCCGGCCACGCCCGGCATACCCGCGGCGCAACTGCGAAGCCAGGAACTGCTCCAGGTCGCGTTCACCGCGGACCAGGACGACGACGCGGGCGAGCCCTGGCGCTACTCGAACACCAACTACGTCGTGGCCGGGCTGCTCATCGAAAAGCTGACCGGCCGGCTGATCGGCTACCTGACCTTCGCCCTGACCGACGGGCGAGGCAGGTCGATGGTCCTGTCGCTGAACCCGTACGAACAGGACCCGCCCACCGCGGCGATCGTCCCCTTGGGAGTGGCGGCGTTCTGCCGCTAG
- a CDS encoding response regulator transcription factor, translated as MDCSVLLVEDDENIRQALGLALGDEGFAVTDAVSGEDALRMLDRGAYDVVLLDLMLPGVTGLEVCRTLRARGDLPIIVVTARADTADVIAGLEAGADDYVTKPLVAGELAARIRALLRRRGGGRPAEVLRFGELEIRPDVGTVHRAGGEVRLTRTEFRLLVELASAAGRIVTREQLLQRVWGYDYFGDTRLLDVHIRRLRRKVERDPDDPTLVVTVRGTGYRMDPDR; from the coding sequence ATGGACTGCTCCGTACTGCTCGTCGAGGACGACGAGAACATCAGGCAGGCGCTGGGCCTCGCGCTGGGCGACGAGGGCTTCGCCGTCACCGACGCGGTGTCCGGCGAGGACGCGCTGCGGATGCTCGACCGCGGCGCGTACGACGTGGTCCTGCTCGACCTCATGCTCCCCGGCGTGACCGGGCTGGAGGTGTGCCGCACGCTCCGGGCGCGCGGCGACCTGCCGATCATCGTCGTCACCGCCCGCGCGGACACCGCCGACGTCATCGCGGGCCTGGAGGCGGGCGCCGACGACTACGTCACCAAGCCCCTGGTGGCGGGCGAGCTGGCCGCGCGCATCCGGGCCCTGCTGCGGCGGCGCGGCGGTGGCCGGCCGGCCGAGGTGCTGCGGTTCGGCGAGCTGGAGATCCGCCCGGACGTCGGCACGGTGCACCGCGCGGGCGGCGAGGTGCGCCTGACCAGGACCGAGTTCCGACTGCTGGTCGAGCTGGCGTCGGCGGCGGGCCGGATCGTCACCCGCGAGCAGTTGCTGCAACGCGTGTGGGGTTACGACTACTTCGGCGACACGCGGCTGCTGGACGTGCACATCCGGCGGCTGCGCCGCAAGGTCGAGCGCGACCCGGACGACCCGACGCTGGTGGTGACGGTCCGGGGCACGGGGTACCGGATGGACCCGGACCGGTGA
- a CDS encoding NAD(P)/FAD-dependent oxidoreductase — protein sequence MTEQVESSCDVVVVGGGAAGLNGALMLARARRSVVVVDAGQPRNAPAEGVHGLLAREGVPPAELLARGRDEVRGYGGRVVSGEVETVTRDGGGFAVALADGRVLRTRRLLATTGLVDELPDVAGLRERWGRDVLHCPYCHGWEVRDQAIGVLGTAVNSVHQALLFRQLSADVTYFAHTAPPSAEDAERLAARGITVVEGEVVALEVVADRLAGVRLADGTVIPRAAVAVAPRMRARAGFLAALGLRAVDHPSGLGEHVPADPVGRTEVAGVWVAGNITDPAAQVGAASAAGATAGAQINADLVAEETRRAVDAYRDPFSAASEARLCEEVMGNRRHGV from the coding sequence ATGACCGAGCAGGTGGAGAGCAGCTGTGACGTGGTGGTGGTCGGCGGTGGCGCCGCGGGTCTGAACGGGGCGCTGATGCTGGCGCGGGCACGGCGGTCGGTCGTCGTGGTCGACGCCGGGCAGCCGCGCAACGCGCCCGCCGAGGGCGTGCACGGGCTGCTGGCGCGGGAGGGGGTGCCGCCGGCCGAGCTGCTCGCCCGCGGGCGGGACGAGGTGCGCGGCTACGGCGGCCGGGTCGTGTCCGGCGAGGTCGAGACCGTCACGCGGGACGGCGGCGGTTTCGCGGTGGCGCTCGCCGACGGCCGGGTGCTCCGGACCCGGCGGCTGCTGGCGACCACGGGGCTGGTCGACGAGCTGCCGGACGTGGCCGGCCTGCGCGAGCGGTGGGGCCGGGACGTCCTGCACTGCCCGTACTGCCACGGCTGGGAGGTGCGCGACCAGGCGATCGGGGTGCTGGGCACCGCCGTCAACTCGGTGCACCAGGCGTTGCTGTTCCGGCAACTGAGCGCCGACGTCACGTACTTCGCGCACACCGCGCCGCCGAGCGCGGAGGACGCGGAACGCCTGGCGGCGCGCGGCATCACGGTCGTGGAGGGCGAGGTGGTGGCCCTGGAGGTCGTCGCCGACCGGCTGGCGGGCGTGCGGTTGGCCGACGGCACGGTCATCCCCCGCGCGGCGGTGGCCGTCGCGCCCCGGATGCGGGCGCGGGCCGGTTTCCTGGCGGCGCTGGGGCTGCGGGCGGTGGACCACCCGTCGGGCCTGGGCGAGCACGTCCCGGCCGACCCGGTCGGGCGCACCGAGGTGGCGGGGGTGTGGGTGGCGGGCAACATCACCGACCCGGCCGCGCAGGTCGGGGCCGCCTCGGCGGCGGGCGCGACGGCGGGCGCCCAGATCAACGCCGACCTGGTCGCCGAGGAGACCCGGCGGGCGGTCGACGCCTACCGCGACCCGTTCTCGGCGGCGTCGGAGGCGCGGCTGTGCGAAGAGGTGATGGGCAACCGCCGCCACGGCGTGTGA